The following nucleotide sequence is from Pseudomonas sp. S09G 359.
TGGTCTGCGCATCCAGGCCGCTGATCAGTTGCACATCGGCCCAGCGCCAGGTGGCCTTGATGCGCGCGCCGAGGGTGCGGCGGTCGACGTTCGCGGCCATGGGCCCGGCCATCATCCCGGTGCCCGACGGCGTGCGCAGGCTGTAGTTGTCCATCACGTGGTCGGCGTAGTTGTAGTAGACCTGGGCTTCGACCTTGTCGAGTACCTCGCCGAGGTTGGATTTTTCAAAACGCAGCCCCAGGCTTTCACGCAGGAACTGCGAACCGTCCATGGCGCGCCCGGCGTAGCGCGCTTCACCATCGCCACGGCCGGCGGTGAGTTCCAGCAGGGTGTCGGCGTCGGGGGTGAAGCCTGCGGCGACGTCGCCATTCCACTTGTCGTAGCGCGAGGCGACGGTGTCGTTGTTGCCGTCCTTGTAGTCGTCGGCATGGGCCTGGTTGCCGATCACGCGCACGTAGCCCAGGGGGCCACCGGCCGCGGCATCAATGACCTTGTCGAAACGCCCGTTGGAGCCGGCCAATACGCTGGCGTTGAGGCGGGTGCCCAGCGCGCCGAAGTGCTCCGGCTCACGCTCGAACAACACCGTGCCGGCCGACGCGCCTGGGCCCCAGAGCACGGTTTGCGGGCCTTTGATCACGGTGAGTGTGTCGTAGGTTTCCGGCGAGATGTACGAGGTGGGCGCGTCCATCCGGCCGGGGCAGGCGCCGAGCATCTGGCTGCCGTTGGTGAGGATGTTCAGGCGCGAGCCAAACATGCCGCGCAATACCGGGTCGCCATTGGTGCCGCCGTTGCGCACCAGCGCGAAGCCGGGGATGGTCTTGAGGTAGTCGCCGCCGTCGCTGGCAGGCACGGGTTGGCGTGGGTCTTTCGGGTGGGTGGTTACGGTCAGCGGCGAGCTGGGGGCGATCGCGGTGATCACCGTGGGGCTCAGCTCATGCTCGGCGTGTTCATCGGCCTGAGCATGGGGCGCGAGCAATGCGCCGCATAACGCCGCGAGCACGGGGGTGCATCCCAAACGGGTGTCAGCAGAAAACCTGGACATAAAAATTCCATCAATCAATCGTAAACAACACGGCCAGCAGCCTGCGGCTGTCTGTCTAAAGTCGGCCGGGATGAAGTAACGGTGTTAAGTGCTTACGTGATGATGGGCGGCGCGCGGCTGCGGGCGCCGGGGAAGATGCTCTGCCGGGCATGGCCCAGGCGCGTGGCGGGGGTGAGGGCGTTGGCCGGCGGCGGGGGGCTGAGGGTGAAGGTTGAAATGCCGCCAGGCAGGGCAGGGCAACTGTAAAGCAGGTCGCAATAGCCGCACTTGGACCAAAGGGCGTGGTGTTCTTCGGGGGCTTTGGTGTGATGGGAATCGCCATGCTCGCCTGGCATGTCCATCGGCATTTCCATCGACATACCGGCGTGATGATCCATCGGCATCGCTTGGGAAATCAGCGGACCGATAAAGATCATCAGCATGGCGAACAGGCTGATCCAACTGCCGCGCATCACGCGCGGGTGTGGAACTGGCCTGGCGCGAGGGGCGCCCATCGAGTGTTGGCCTACTGGGCGTGCTTGTGCTCGTGGGCGGCCGCAGGCGGTACTTTCTGCACCGACACTTCCACTTCAACCTTGCCGGCTTTTTCGAAGGTGAGGGTCAGCGGGAACTGCTTGCCGCCGGCCAGCAGGCTGCGGTCCTTGAGGCCCAGCAACATCACGTGGTACGCCATGGGCGCGAAGGTCAGGTCGCCCTTGGCTGGCACGGCCACGCTGGGTACTTGCTGCATCTTCATCAAGTCGCCCTGCATCACATGCTCATGCAGTTCGGCCTTGTCCGCCACGGGGGTATCGACGCTGAGCAAGCGGTCCGGGGCTTCACCGGTGTTATGAATAACGAAATACGCCGCGACAGTCGGCGCATTCGGCGGCAACTCCTGGGACCAGGGATCGCTGACCAGCAGGTCACCGGCCTTGTAGTCCTCGGCGTTGGCAGCACTGAACACCGGCAGCAGCAACGCAGCCAGAAGCAGGGAAGATTTGAGCATGGCAGTTCTCCAGAACGGTTCTAAACGCAGTTCACTTGCGAAGACGATCAGACCGTTGGAGAGGCGCGGGGGTTAAGGCTTGGCCATTGCTGGCGCGGCGTGGGCGATTGCAGCGAAGGCGTTGGCAGGTTCTGGAACGCATCGAACCGCGTCACATACAACTGCGGCACATGCCCCGGCAACGCCACCAACGGCGCCGAGCCCGAGCAACACCAGCAATGCTGCATGGTGGAGTGTTCGTCCTGCTGCGGCGCCGGAATCTCCAGCTTGCCCAGGGCAATCGCCTTGAGGCTGGCGCCATTGGACGAACAGAAACCGCCCCATATCAATTGCTGCACGGGGTCTTGCGACTGCTGCATCGCAGTGGCCATCGGCATGGCAAACGCATTGAACAGCACTGCAAGGCAGGCGATCCAGGCTATTGCAAAGCGTTGACGGGCCATGGCGGACAATCCGTAGGGTTAAACGATCAGGTGGGTATTTAGCCTGATCGGGGGGGATAAGTAAAAAGGGGCGGTGTGGTTTGGTGTCGCAGTGACTGGTTTGAGGATAGACGGGGAATTGAGTGGATGCCGACCTTCAAGGCAATACAGATCAAATGTGGGAGGGGTGTTGTTCAAAGTGACTCGATGGCCTGTGAGGCCGCCGCCACCGTGGTGAATTCTCGATCTACAGCAGCCAACACCGGCCGCTTCAACACCAACACCGGCACGCCAAGCTCCCGTGCCACTTCCAGCTTCGGCTCCGTCGCCGTGCTGCCGCTGTTTTTGCTGATCAACACATCGATCTGCCGCCGTTCAAACAATGCGCGCTCGTCATCAATCAGAAACGGTCCACGCGCGCCGATCACTTCGCAGCGCGCATTCCCCGGATACACATCCAGCGCGCGCAAGGTCCAGAATTGATCTGCGGGGATTTCATCAAGGTGCTGCAACGGTTCGCGGCCCAAGGTGAATAAAGGTCGCTTGAAGGGTTTCAGTGCTTCGATCAGTTCGGCCCAATCACCGACCTCGCGCCAATCATCCCCCGCCTGCGGTTGCCACGCCGGGCGACGCAACGCCCAGCACGGCACACCACACAAACGCCCAGCCTCGGCGGCGTTGCGGCTGATCTGTGCCGCATACGGATGGGTTGCATCGAGAATCAGGCCAATCCCCTCATCGCGAACAAACTGCGCCAACCCTTCAGCCCCGCCATAACCGCCAACCCGCACCTGGCACGTGAGGTCGGTAGGCACACGCCCAACCCCTGCCAAACTGTAGATATGCTGCGGGCCAAGGGTGCGCGCAATGGCCAACGCTTCCGTCACGCCGCCCAACAACAGGATGGGTTTCATAGTGGCTTGAGCACTTCCAGCAAGGTGATCGGCAGCGCCTGGCGCCAGGTATCGAATTCGCCCAGTGGCTGCGCCTGGGCCACGTGGATGCGCGTCAGTTCGCCGCCATGCTTGGCGCGCCAGGCCATCAGGGTGATTTCACTTTGCAGGGTCACCGCGTTGGCCACCAGGCGGCCGCCGGGGCGCAGGTGGTGCCAGCAGGTGTCGAGCACGCCCTCGCGGGTGACGCCGCCGCCGATAAAGATCGCATCGGGCGCCGGCAGGCCGCGCAAGGCATCCGGGGCTTTGCCGCGAATCAGTTGCAAGCCGGGCACGCCAAGGGCGTCGCGGTTGTGTTCGATCAGGCCTTGGCGGCCTTCGTCGGCTTCAATCGCCAACGCACGGCAGCTCGGGTGCGTGCGCATCCATTCGATACCGATAGAGCCACTGCCCGCGCCCACGTCCCACAGCAGTTCGCCGGGCATCGGCGCCAGGCGGGCGAGGGTCATGGCGCGTACATCGCGTTTGGTCAGTTGGCCGTCGTGTTTGAAGGCCGAATCCGGCAGGCCCGCCAGGCGTGACAGGCGTGGCGTGTCGATGGCGGCCAGGCAGTCGATGGCCACCAGGTTCAAATCGGCGACCGCGGCGTGTTGCCAATCTGCCGCCACGCCGTCGATTCGCCGCTCATCCGCGCCGCCCAGGTGTTCAAACACGCTCAAGCGGCTGGGGCCAAACCCGGCCTCAGCCAGTAACGCGGCGATCAACGCAGGGCTGCTGCCGTCGTTGCTCAACACCAACACCCTGGCGCCACTGGCCAGATGGGCGTTGATCGCGGCCACCGGCCGGGCTACCACGGATAACGTCACAACCTCCTGCAACGGCCAGCCCAGCCGAGCCGCCGCCAACGACACCGAGGACGGCGCCGGCAGAATCAGCAACTCATCCGCCGCCACCTGCCGCGCCAAACTGGCCCCCACGCCATAGAACATCGGATCGCCGCTGGCCAGTACACACACCGGCGTACCGCGCTGCGCGAGCACCGGCTCCAGGGAAAACGGGCTCGGCCACAGCTGGCGCTCGCCGCGAATGCACACCGGCAGCAGGTCCAACTGGCGCTGAGCACCTATAATCCGGTTGGCGCGCAACAGGGCATGCCGGGCATTCCTGCCCAGCCCCTTGAAGCCGTCTTCACCGATGCCTACAACCGTCAGCCAGGGCGACATATGAATTCCTTGAACGACATCCGACGGGCAGGCTTTTCATGCCGCCGGACAAAGCAGGCATAATACCGCGCCTTTACCCATCAACCGGTAGCCCCGTGAACCCAACGCCCGCCCTGAATACCTTGCGCCCCTCGGCTTGTCCGGGGTTGCTGCGTATTGTCCAGGCGTTGGATGGCGGCATTTGCCGGGTCAAACTGGCCGGTGGGGCGATTACCAGCGCGCAGGCCCATGCCGTGGCGGACGCGGCCCAGGCCTATGCGGGCGGGGTGATCGAGGCAACCAACCGCGCCAACCTGCAGATTCGTGGGATCGGCGCCGAGCAGGACGCGTTGATCGCCATGCTGCTGGCGGCCGACCTGGGCCCCAGCAGCGCCGCCGGTGACGACGTGCGCAACGTGATGCTCAGCCCCGGCGCCGGCATCGACCCGCAGATGCTGTTCGACACCCGGCCGCTGGCCGAGCAGATCCTGGGCACCCTGCAAACCCATCCGCGCTTCCATGAGCTGTCGGCCAAGTTCGCCGTGCAACTGGATGGGGGCGAAGCCCTGGCGATGCTCGAGCATCACCACGATCTGTGGTTGTCTGCTTTTGTGCGCAATGGCGAGATGCTGCTTGCGTTCGGCCTGGCCGGTTGCCCGGGGTTGGACGCGCCGTTGGCGGCAGTGCCATTGGACCAGGGCCATGCAGTGGTGGTGGCGGTGCTGGAGGCGTTCCTTGACCTGGCGACCCCGGAACAAACGCGCATGCGTCATCTGGCTGTGGATAACGTGTTGAGCCGCCTCAGCCTGCCGCTATTGCCGGCCGATGGCTTCAAGCGCCCGACCAGTGGCGCTTTGCTGCACCTTGGCAGTTATCCACAGGCGCAAAAAAATCAGTTCTACGTTGCCGCCGTCGCCCCCTTGGGCCGTCTGGACTCGACGATGCTCAAGGGCCTCGCACAGTTGGCCAGCGACCACGGCGACGGCACCTTGCGCTTCACTCCCTGGCAAGGCGTGTTACTGCCCTACGTCGAAAAACCTCACGCCGTCACCGCGCGCCTGGAGCAACTGGGTTTTCTCTGCTCTGTCGACCAGCCGCTGGCGCGCATGACCGCCTGTACCGGCTCCAGCGGGTGCGGCAAAGCCCTGGCCGACACCAAGGCCGACGCCATGCAACTGGCCGCGCTGGCGCCTGGGGTTGAGGTGCACCTGTCCGGCTGCCCACGCTCCTGCGCTGCCGCTCACGTGGCGCCGGTCACCTTGCTGGCAGCGAGCCCCGGCCACTACGACGTCTATTTTCGCGAGGCAGCCCAACCCGGTTTCGGTCGGCTGCACGCACGCACTCTTTCTATTGAAGCGACGGGCGCCTTGCTGCGCGCTCGCCCACGGAGCAACACCGATGATTGATTACATCCGCGACGGTCAGGAGATCTATCGCAACTCCTTCGCCATTATTCGCGCGGAAGCCAAATTGGACCGCATCCCGGCCGATCTGGAAAAACTCGCGGTGCGCGTGATTCATGCGTGCGGCATGGTCGACGCGATCGACGGCCTGCAATTCTCCGAAGGTGCGGGCAAGGCCGGCCGCGATGCGCTGGCGGCCGGTGCGCCGATTCTGTGTGATGCGCGGATGGTCTCCGAGGGCGTGACCCGTGCGCGCCTGCCAGCCAACAACGAAGTGATCTGCACCCTGCGCGACGACAGCGTGCCGGCGTTGGCGCGCGAGCTGGGCAACACCCGCTCCGCCGCTGCCCTGGAACTGTGGCGCCCACACCTGGAAGGCAGTGTGGTGGTGATCGGTAACGCGCCGACGGCGTTGTTCTACCTGCTGGAAATGCTCGATGCCGGCGCGCCGAAACCGGCGTTGATCCTGGGTTTCCCGGTCGGTTTTGTCGGCGCGGCCGAATCCAAGGCGATGCTGGCGGCCGACAGCCGTGGCGTGCCATTCGTGATCATGCAGGGCCGCCTGGGCGGCAGCGCCATGGCGGCTGCAGCGGTTAATGCGCTCGCCACGGAGGTCGAATAATGCCGGCTCGCGGACGTTTGATCGGCCTGGGCGTAGGCCCCGGCGACCCGGAACTGATCACCCTCAAGGCCCTGCGCCTGCTGCGTGAATCGCCGGTGGTGGCGTACTTCGTGGCCAAGGGCAAGAAGGGCAACGCCTTCGGCATCATCGAAGACCATTTGGTGCCACAGCAAACCCTGATGCCGCTGGTGTACCCGGTGACCACCGAGGCGCTGCCTGCGCCGCTGTCCTATGAACAAGTGATCAGCGACTTCTACGACACGGCCAGCCTCGACGTGGCCGCGCACCTGGACGCCGGCCGCGATGTGGCGGTGATCTGCGAAGGCGACCCGTTTTTCTACGGCTCCTACATGTACCTGCACGACCGCCTCGCCGAGCGCTACGAAGCACAGGTCATCCCTGGCGTGTGCTCGATGCTCGGCGGTGCCTCGGTGCTTGGCGCGCCGCTGGTGTATCGCAACCAGAGCCTGTCGGTGCTCTCCGGCGTGTTGCCCCATGACGACCTCAAGCGCCGCCTGGCGGACGCCGACGCGGCGGTGATCATGAAGCTGGGCCGCAATTTCCCCAAGGTTCGCCAGGTGCTGGAAGAACTCGGCCTGGCCGCACGCGCGCTGTATGTGGAGCGCGCCACCATGGCCAATCAGAAGATCGTCGCGCTGGATCAGGTTGACCCGTCGTCCTCGCCGTACTTCTCGCTGATCATCGTGCCCGGTGAACGGTGGCAAGGGTGATGACGCCGGCGATTGTCATCTTGGGCCAGGGCAGCCTGGCCACCGCGCGCAGGATCCAACAGGTTTACCCTGGCGCAGTAATCTACGGCCTGGCCGGGCGCGTTGAAGGCGCCGATCAGCCCTACAGCGAATTCGGCGCGACCCTGCGCCAGCTCTACCAGCAAGGCACGCCGCTGGTTGCCCTGTGTGCGGCCGGCATCATCATCCGCACCCTGGCGCCGCTGCTGCTGGAGAAGGGCGAAGAGCCCGCCGTGCTGGCCGTGGCTGAAGACGGCAGCGCCGTGGTGCCCTTGCTCGGTGGCCTGGGTGGCGTGAACGTCATGGCCCGCCAGATTGCGGCCGCACTGGAGGTGGCTGCGGCGATCACCACCAGCGGCGAGTTGCGTTTCGGCACCTGCCTGCTCAACCCGCCCGCGGGTTACCAATTGGCGGACCTGGAGCTGGGCAAGCGCTTTGTCTCGGACCTGCTGGCTGGCGAAAGCGTACGCATCGAAGGTGCCGCGCCGTGGCTGGACCAGGCCAACCTGCCGCAGGATCAACAGGCGCGCCTGGCAATCCATGTGGGCAGCGCCGCGCGCACGCCTGCGGCCAACGAATTGCTGATTTACCCGAAGACGGTGTGCGTCACCTGCAAACCGGGCGCGGACCTGGCGCAGCGCGTACGCACGGCCTTGCACGACGCGGGTCTCGCGGTGCAATCCCTGGCCTGCCTGCAGGCCAGCGACACGCAGATGGCCGACGCGTCGCTGCATGAAGCGGCTTTGGCATTGGGCGTGCCGTTGCGTTTCGCCCACGTGGAACACGACGCGGACATCTCGATCAGTGTCGCGGAACAGCCCCTGGACCTGGCGCAGGTTGGCCGCGCCCGTGGCCGCCTGGCCGTGATCGGCCTGGGCCCCGGTGCCGCCGAACTGATGGTGCCGGCGGTGAAAGCCGAACTGGCGCGTTGCACCGATGTGCTCGGCTACGAAACCTACGTGCGCATGGCCGGGCCGTTCCGTGACGATCAAGTGCAGCACTGCACCGACAATCGCGAAGAAATGCAGCGTGCCCGCAACGCCTTCGAACTGGCCGCCCTTGGGCGCTCGGTGGTGGTGGTGTCATCCGGCGACCCAGGTGTATTCGCCATGGCCGCGGCGGTGATCGAGGCGCTGCACGAGTCCAGCGACCCGGCATGGCACCAGGTCGACCTGGAAATCCTGCCGGGCGTCTCGGCCTCCCTGGCCACCGCCGCCCAGGCGGGTGCGCCGTTGGGTCATGATTTTTGTGTGATGTCGCTGTCGGACAACCTCAAGCCCTGGTCGATCATCGAAAAGCGCCTGGACCTCGCCGCCCAGGCCGACCTGGCGCTGGCGTTCTACAACCCGATCTCTCGTTCGCGGCCTTGGCAGCTGGGGCGCGCGCTGGAAATCGTCGCGCTGCATCGCACCGCTGAAACGCCCGTGGTACTGGGGCGCGATATCGGCCGCCCAGGCCAGACCCTACGCGTCATCACGCTGGGGCAACTCACCCCGGACCAGGTGGATATGCGCACCATGGTGCTGATCGGTTCATCCACTACCTGCACATTCCCGCGTGCCGGTGGTGGCGAATGGGTGTACACGCCGCGGTGGTATGGCGAAAAACCCACCGCTTAAGGCTGTAGGAAAGCTCCGATTTGCGTTGGGTAATTACCTATCGTTGATCGGGGCTTTTTCTTTTTTCCTCGATGAAATCTGGAAGGCCCGGTTCCGCGCCCAGCAATTGCTGGTTGGCGGTTTTCGCGGCGCGCCTGTAAGCAATATATATCGTATGGAAAGCCTTCAAGGCACTGGACTAGTGTGAAGGCCAGCCCCATGTGGGGTGCTTGCGGAGAACTGAAAATGGAGCGACATCACAGAAGGATCAACAGTACAAAAAGGCGCAAGCTGATTGCCGCCTACAAGTTACCCGAAGCGTCAGGAGCGCACGCCGTATTACCGCTGGATACCGACGACGATACCAATGCAGCGGTGGTCAACAACAGCGTGATCTCGTTTGCCGATGGCCTGTCCGGCCTGAGCCGGGAGTACATCCGCAAAAGTTATTTGCTGGCCAGCAGTTATGTCAGCGATGTGTTGAAAGTTCACCGAGGGACGGAGGATTGGTACGACGAATTTATCAAGGTAATGGTCAGCCTGGGCTGGCTGCCGTTACGCAGCAGCTTTGAACGGGTCTCCCGCACCGGCAAGGGTCTGACGGTGCAGTTGACGGTGCTGAACATTATCGCCGCCATGCTGGCCTCGACCTCCCTGGCCGGGCCCGTGATGGCGGCATTGCCGAAGTTGGCGGCCGACGCGCTGGAAGCCATGAAGCAGCAACCCGGCTCGTTCGAGCTGTTCAAACGTAACAGCAGCGTGCATCAGGGCGGCGACTTCGGCGTAGCGTCCTGCGCCGAAGCCAACGGCGAAGTGATGATGGTGCTGGTGACGTACAGCTCCCACGGTGTGAGCAAACAGGTGGGGTTGCCGTTTCTGGAGTGGGACAGCTCTTCCTTCGAGGCCTTCAGTGGGCAGACCTGCCTGGTGCTGAATACCTCGGTGGTCAATGAAAAGACGCTCCAGTTGATGCGCGAAAGCACCGGTGACAAGGTGCAATTGGCGATCGCCAAATACCGGATCTAAGGCACCAGATAACCGCGTACGCCGGTAAAGATGATTTGCGCGGCGAGGGCGCACACGAACAACCCCATCAACCGACTGACGATTTGCAAGCCCTGGTCGCCGAGAATGCGTTCGATACGGTTGGACAGGTACAGCACCACACCCACCGTGAGGCTGGCCAGGGCAATGCTGAGGATGGCGGTGAGCTTGTCATCCCAGTGCGGCTGGCTGACGCCCATCACCAGCAACGCACCGATGGTGCCGGGGCCGACGGTGAGGGGGATGGTCAGCGGTACGATGGTCACGTCCTGCTGCACATTGTCGGTCTGCACCGCCGACTTGCCCTGGGCCATGCCCAGGGCGGAAATGAACAGCACGCTGCCGGCACCGATGCGGAAGGCATCCACGGTGATGCCGAACACACTGAAAATCACGCGGCCGAACAGGTACAACAACACGCTTGAGACCAGGGTGGCCAACGCGACTTTCCAGGCCAGGCGGCGTCGTTCCTTGCTGGAGTAACCACGGGTGAGGCTGATAAAGCAGGACAGCACGAAGAACGGGCTGTAGAGCACCAGCATCTTCAGGTAAACGCTGAATAACACGTGGAGCATGGTGGGGGCTCACAGCGAAGGAGGGCGAGCGGGAGTTTATCAGGCCTGTGGCTGAGCGCTATCTGTGAAGCTACATCAATCCAATGTGGGAGCGGGCTTGCTCGCGAAAGCGGTATATCTGTCAAACATGTTTGGGCTGACACACCGCTTTCGCGAGCAAGCCCGCTCCCACATTTGGATCTGCGTCATGCCTGGGTCAGGAAGGCGCGTGTTCGGGGCGCTGCTGACGCTGCGCGACCCAGAACTCTACCAGCTCACGCAACTGCGACAACTCCACCGGCTTGGCCATATGCCCGTCCATCCCGGCCTG
It contains:
- a CDS encoding TonB-dependent copper receptor, which produces MSRFSADTRLGCTPVLAALCGALLAPHAQADEHAEHELSPTVITAIAPSSPLTVTTHPKDPRQPVPASDGGDYLKTIPGFALVRNGGTNGDPVLRGMFGSRLNILTNGSQMLGACPGRMDAPTSYISPETYDTLTVIKGPQTVLWGPGASAGTVLFEREPEHFGALGTRLNASVLAGSNGRFDKVIDAAAGGPLGYVRVIGNQAHADDYKDGNNDTVASRYDKWNGDVAAGFTPDADTLLELTAGRGDGEARYAGRAMDGSQFLRESLGLRFEKSNLGEVLDKVEAQVYYNYADHVMDNYSLRTPSGTGMMAGPMAANVDRRTLGARIKATWRWADVQLISGLDAQTNEHRERSSMGVDTYKELPKIKDANFHNYGVFGELTWYAADRERLISGARLDRASAKDFRQTTGSGMSTRANPTANDTRADTLPSGFVRYEHDLADSPTTLYAGLGHAERFPDYWELFSPDTGAVGSVNAFDGVKPEKTTQLDFGAQYKSAGLEAWASGYIGRVQDYILFDYQPGMMGTTSQARNVDARIMGGELGAAYKLTRNWKADATLAYAWGKNSSDGKALPQMPPLDARFGLTYSEDDWSAGALWRVVAAQNRIDQNKGNVVGKDFDKSGGFGVFSLNAAYRINKNFKVSTGVDNLFGKAYAEHLNLAGNAGFGYPANDPQAIKEPGRTLWTKVDMSF
- a CDS encoding DUF2946 domain-containing protein, which encodes MGAPRARPVPHPRVMRGSWISLFAMLMIFIGPLISQAMPMDHHAGMSMEMPMDMPGEHGDSHHTKAPEEHHALWSKCGYCDLLYSCPALPGGISTFTLSPPPPANALTPATRLGHARQSIFPGARSRAPPIIT
- a CDS encoding copper chaperone PCu(A)C; the encoded protein is MLKSSLLLAALLLPVFSAANAEDYKAGDLLVSDPWSQELPPNAPTVAAYFVIHNTGEAPDRLLSVDTPVADKAELHEHVMQGDLMKMQQVPSVAVPAKGDLTFAPMAYHVMLLGLKDRSLLAGGKQFPLTLTFEKAGKVEVEVSVQKVPPAAAHEHKHAQ
- a CDS encoding DUF2946 domain-containing protein, producing MARQRFAIAWIACLAVLFNAFAMPMATAMQQSQDPVQQLIWGGFCSSNGASLKAIALGKLEIPAPQQDEHSTMQHCWCCSGSAPLVALPGHVPQLYVTRFDAFQNLPTPSLQSPTPRQQWPSLNPRASPTV
- a CDS encoding cobalt-precorrin-6A reductase, producing MKPILLLGGVTEALAIARTLGPQHIYSLAGVGRVPTDLTCQVRVGGYGGAEGLAQFVRDEGIGLILDATHPYAAQISRNAAEAGRLCGVPCWALRRPAWQPQAGDDWREVGDWAELIEALKPFKRPLFTLGREPLQHLDEIPADQFWTLRALDVYPGNARCEVIGARGPFLIDDERALFERRQIDVLISKNSGSTATEPKLEVARELGVPVLVLKRPVLAAVDREFTTVAAASQAIESL
- the cbiE gene encoding precorrin-6y C5,15-methyltransferase (decarboxylating) subunit CbiE codes for the protein MSPWLTVVGIGEDGFKGLGRNARHALLRANRIIGAQRQLDLLPVCIRGERQLWPSPFSLEPVLAQRGTPVCVLASGDPMFYGVGASLARQVAADELLILPAPSSVSLAAARLGWPLQEVVTLSVVARPVAAINAHLASGARVLVLSNDGSSPALIAALLAEAGFGPSRLSVFEHLGGADERRIDGVAADWQHAAVADLNLVAIDCLAAIDTPRLSRLAGLPDSAFKHDGQLTKRDVRAMTLARLAPMPGELLWDVGAGSGSIGIEWMRTHPSCRALAIEADEGRQGLIEHNRDALGVPGLQLIRGKAPDALRGLPAPDAIFIGGGVTREGVLDTCWHHLRPGGRLVANAVTLQSEITLMAWRAKHGGELTRIHVAQAQPLGEFDTWRQALPITLLEVLKPL
- the cobG gene encoding precorrin-3B synthase, with the protein product MPPDKAGIIPRLYPSTGSPVNPTPALNTLRPSACPGLLRIVQALDGGICRVKLAGGAITSAQAHAVADAAQAYAGGVIEATNRANLQIRGIGAEQDALIAMLLAADLGPSSAAGDDVRNVMLSPGAGIDPQMLFDTRPLAEQILGTLQTHPRFHELSAKFAVQLDGGEALAMLEHHHDLWLSAFVRNGEMLLAFGLAGCPGLDAPLAAVPLDQGHAVVVAVLEAFLDLATPEQTRMRHLAVDNVLSRLSLPLLPADGFKRPTSGALLHLGSYPQAQKNQFYVAAVAPLGRLDSTMLKGLAQLASDHGDGTLRFTPWQGVLLPYVEKPHAVTARLEQLGFLCSVDQPLARMTACTGSSGCGKALADTKADAMQLAALAPGVEVHLSGCPRSCAAAHVAPVTLLAASPGHYDVYFREAAQPGFGRLHARTLSIEATGALLRARPRSNTDD
- a CDS encoding precorrin-8X methylmutase, with product MIDYIRDGQEIYRNSFAIIRAEAKLDRIPADLEKLAVRVIHACGMVDAIDGLQFSEGAGKAGRDALAAGAPILCDARMVSEGVTRARLPANNEVICTLRDDSVPALARELGNTRSAAALELWRPHLEGSVVVIGNAPTALFYLLEMLDAGAPKPALILGFPVGFVGAAESKAMLAADSRGVPFVIMQGRLGGSAMAAAAVNALATEVE
- a CDS encoding precorrin-2 C(20)-methyltransferase, with product MPARGRLIGLGVGPGDPELITLKALRLLRESPVVAYFVAKGKKGNAFGIIEDHLVPQQTLMPLVYPVTTEALPAPLSYEQVISDFYDTASLDVAAHLDAGRDVAVICEGDPFFYGSYMYLHDRLAERYEAQVIPGVCSMLGGASVLGAPLVYRNQSLSVLSGVLPHDDLKRRLADADAAVIMKLGRNFPKVRQVLEELGLAARALYVERATMANQKIVALDQVDPSSSPYFSLIIVPGERWQG
- the cobJ gene encoding precorrin-3B C(17)-methyltransferase, which produces MTPAIVILGQGSLATARRIQQVYPGAVIYGLAGRVEGADQPYSEFGATLRQLYQQGTPLVALCAAGIIIRTLAPLLLEKGEEPAVLAVAEDGSAVVPLLGGLGGVNVMARQIAAALEVAAAITTSGELRFGTCLLNPPAGYQLADLELGKRFVSDLLAGESVRIEGAAPWLDQANLPQDQQARLAIHVGSAARTPAANELLIYPKTVCVTCKPGADLAQRVRTALHDAGLAVQSLACLQASDTQMADASLHEAALALGVPLRFAHVEHDADISISVAEQPLDLAQVGRARGRLAVIGLGPGAAELMVPAVKAELARCTDVLGYETYVRMAGPFRDDQVQHCTDNREEMQRARNAFELAALGRSVVVVSSGDPGVFAMAAAVIEALHESSDPAWHQVDLEILPGVSASLATAAQAGAPLGHDFCVMSLSDNLKPWSIIEKRLDLAAQADLALAFYNPISRSRPWQLGRALEIVALHRTAETPVVLGRDIGRPGQTLRVITLGQLTPDQVDMRTMVLIGSSTTCTFPRAGGGEWVYTPRWYGEKPTA
- a CDS encoding MarC family protein, with the protein product MLHVLFSVYLKMLVLYSPFFVLSCFISLTRGYSSKERRRLAWKVALATLVSSVLLYLFGRVIFSVFGITVDAFRIGAGSVLFISALGMAQGKSAVQTDNVQQDVTIVPLTIPLTVGPGTIGALLVMGVSQPHWDDKLTAILSIALASLTVGVVLYLSNRIERILGDQGLQIVSRLMGLFVCALAAQIIFTGVRGYLVP